The genomic DNA AAATAGCGCTAAACTTCCACGGCACAGCTTGAATCGAGCCCGAAGACTATCCtccccagacagagttggacagTGCCCTAGGAAGGACAAACAGGGCTCAGGCTCCCACAAAACAACCTCACTATGGACTCATTCTCAGTGCCTTGTCTAGTAATGTGACCAGTCTTCCTGTGGCATAATCGTGAAATAAATATTAtacagattttttggggggggggttaattCATCTACAAAATAAGTATTTTAAGTCTCTGTCAAAAGGTTTACCCACAATTTCAAATCTTTAATAGTATGAAACGAAGATAACCAGATGCAACCGTCTTTGTTGATAAAACATTTGAAGCAATGCTTGAGCAAATCTTTCCATTCATCCAACCAACACACTCAAGAAAACCTTTAACCACACAGCCAAATATACATATCAACCGAACTCTCAATGTCAAATTATAAAGCAAAGCATAAGGGTGAAGGGCTCTGGCGTTAGGATCTCGCCCCATAAGCATGAATGAGTCTGGCTCTGGCGTTAGGATCTCGCCCCATAAGCATGAATGAGTCTGGCTCTGGCGTTAGGATCTCGCCCCATAAGCATGAATGAGTCTGGCTCTGGCGTTAGGATCTCGCCCCATAAGCATGGGTTTACAGGTCTGAACTCTGGGGCACGGTTGCCTACTGAGGGCTCTGGCGTTAGGATCTCGCCCCATAAGCATGGGTTTACAGGTCTGAACTCTGGGGCACGGTTGCCTACTGAGGACTCTGGCGTTAGGATCTCGCCCCATAAGCATGGGTTTACAGGTCTGAACTCTGGGGCACGGTTGCCTACTGAGGACTCTGGCGTTAGGATCTCGCCCCATAAGCATGGGTTTACAGGTCTGAACTCTGGGGCACGGTTGCCTACTGAGGACTCTGCAGGTCAGTGAGTCAAGGCCACTTGGAGTGGCTGCCACAAAGGTGGCATTGGTAGAAGGGTGTGATAACATAAGCAGAGGGGGACAAATTCTTGGGGTTCCCTCTGTGATAGACAGCAAAGAGCAGTGCTTATGGAGATACTCCTGTAAGTGGGCACGTCGTCTATAAATGAAAATATATGTAAAAACGAAGTGCCCACCTTTCCCCCAGGAGTTTCTTCATAGGAGGGGACCCCAGGGATTCACCCCCACGACATCTACCAGCCTTCCAACCATTACTAAGTGTCAACACAGCCACTCAGGAGCCGACCCTATAACCCCATACTTAAATTGGTGAGATCCTTACCAGAGAGCCACTGGCTCTTTCACACTGTACATTTGTCATGAATAAAATGCAGAAACAAAGAGCACCACATATTGGTCATTGGTCTCTGTTCCTATAGAAACTATCAGCCCAGGTCCAATCACTAAAATAACTGAACCCACAAATCTAAAAACGGGGTTTGAAGCTCCAAGTCACAGTCCCTTTTTAGTTGTTGACCTTTAACATAACATGCAGACCTCTTAGTTTACCTGGTATTGACAAGCACACCGTTTCAACTAGATTTGACAAGATCGAAAGTCTCGTTTCTGACGAGCACTGAACGTTTGTCTTTTTCCATCTGTAGTTTGTCAAATCTAAGTGTTCGGTTTCAATATACAGCTaagattttttatatatatatattttttaacacggACCAGTAAAAAGGACCTTTACATTTTAATCACACAATCTGTACCGCCTCAGCGATAGACTGAATAGCGCCCTAGGGCTTGGAATTTCTCCTTAAGAGCCCAGTCATTTTGCAGCAGTGCTTTAACCTAATACACTAAGCTTAAGTAATACTACGTCTCAAATATACACAGATGTGGAATATAATATTTCTTAGGAGCAGTTATGCATTTAagctgttaaaaaaataaatgtgaccAAAGGGCTTTTGACGTTAGAAATCTGTGGTTTGCTGTTCAAAGGCAAAAGGTTTAGCAGGACAAAGCTTTCAGAATACAGTATTCTTGACGATGTCGCTATACAGTTTCTCGTGGTCGGGATAGAGGGCCCGGGTATAGATATCATTACATGGAATCACTTGACAACTTCAAATTTTAAAAAAGGTCTGATGCGGTCCATGAAAGGGTTCACTGAGGTACAATAACTGCACCCAGCCTGAATATCATATTAAAGATATAGCACAAGATTAAAACTGTTGGACAACAACCGTTAAAATGGATGAATGCATTCCCAGAATTCAGATAAAGTGTTCCCTGAAGAACAGATGGCAAAGCTCAAAAACAGCTCATAACAAAGCACCCCTGTACTGTGATGCCAGGGACTCGCCCGTAGGCATGTCTGAAGACTCATCCGTAGGTGGACCTGAGAATATGGTGAcggaaggagacagagaaaatAGATGCTTTTGCTTGTGTATGTGCAATATatgggtgtgagtgagtgagtgagtgagtgagagatgaGAACTGACTGAATACAAGGCCACGGTGGTGGTCTCCGAGTCACAGAGCTGGTCGGATTGGTAGTTACTGTAGAAACACCTGAGATTTACATGTAGGTAACACCCCTTCTCTCCGCCCTCCATCCCGAGACAAGGGGCAACAACAAGAACGTAACAGGAAGTCCCACGGCAGCAGTCCCACATCACTTCCTCTTCTTAGGGCTCTTGTCAGCTTCCCGTCTACTCTCCTCAGAATTCTCCCTCCCTGCTTTGAGACTGGAGGCTGAGGCATTTTTCGCTGCTGGCTGGGCCTTCGCCTTCTTGGCCTTGGGTTCGGCCGGAGTGGGTTTAGCCTTTCGGCCCCCCAGGACCCCGGAGAGCAGGGTTTTGAAGAGCCAGATGGTGGCGACAGTGGCCAGGAGGGACCAGAGCACCAGGTGGCCGGGTAGAGTCTGAACGTGGCCCCGTACCTGCTTCAGAGCCTGGGCCAGAGGAGAGTCAGGACTGGGCTGAATCGGGAATGTCTCCTGCACACAAAGTTAATATGTAAGCACATGTACATACATAACAAAGACACGTAAGAGTGTGTGTTGTTGGTATGCGTGTCTGAGAAATCAGACTTGGTACACCTGGCCATATAGCACACACTAgtacgcaccacacacacacacacacacacacacacacacacacacacacacacacacaaaagcaaagGGGAGCGTGAATTCCATATAGCCAATACAGCACCACATCTGGAGTTGGAGGGGCAATCACCACAAGCCACAGTACTGATATTATTAGCACAACAAAGTTACAACGTAACCCAGTTGAGCAAAAAGGCTTAGCTACCTTGAGTCCGTGCTGGTTGAGTTTGCCCTCTAGGGTAGCGTCACCCAGCTGCACTGCAGGATAGAACTCCTCTGAATagtctctcctccaccactctttAGGACCAGACCTGACAGGGAAGACAACCAATACACCACTCGTTACCATAGGAACATTTTATTTGTGTCTGGTTGAATCGAGTGGCTTCATCGAATTCTGACGATTAGAATACTGTACATTTTGTGGGCATTTTATGAATAACATCACTTAATATAGTGAATATTTAAGTTCACTTGTATATCTTAACTGATTTTATGAATGAATAATCTAAGGAATTCATGGGTTAACCATTAGCACTCTCTCCCCAGTACACCCACTGCTGAAGTGGAAGCCGTAGGCTGCTCACCAGTCCTGTGCGGTCTGGGTGAACCAGTACCGGTAGAGGCTGGCTCGGAGGTAGACCGGGGGGGCCTGGCTGAATGGGTATTGGGCTGAGTCTGTCTGGATCAGTCTCACCactgggacacagggagagatagagtgtCATGTGTGAGAAACAGAGTGCAGCATGCAGGCGAGTGGTCATCTGAGTGTTGCTGATATTTCTCCTTTGTTGGAAGGTCAATGAGTGAGTAAATCACGCCCACCTCACACTGACTAGCAGTTTTACATGACAGGCGCATACAAGTGAATTTctgggcccgtattcataaagcgtctcagagtaggagtgctgatctaggataagTTTTGCCTTTAAGATCATAATCAATAAGATGACATAGACAGGAGGGGGAGCTGATCCTAGAAAAGGCCACAGGCCTAAAAACACCCATCAAGAGCCAAAATAAAAGTAGTCTGCCAGATGCAAACTGCGCTTTCCTCATATTAACGTCTGTGCTCTACACTTTAATTGAAAAATAGAAGTCATTATCACAGAGTGCAGTACATACCATCCTTATTGCCCTGCAGTAGACAGTGCACTAGGCTTGTGAACCAGGGGCTCTGATCGGCCAGTCcctgggctgcctggctcatctGCCAGTCTAACCGTGGCTGGTGGGGGGCCACCACTGGAGGGGCCACGCCCACATTTCCCGGCTTGTACATGAACTCTATCTCCTAGGAGGGCCAATTGGGAAAGGTGCATTGAAACACGATACACCTTTCGCAGAACTATATAAGATTGTTTTACTTTATAAAAGTCAAGTAGTTGAGGAAGATCATGTGATTGAGGACATTCCATGTCTAATATTGTGAAATCTGAGAAAAAACAAAACCTTTTCAGCCAAAACTATTATTTTGGTCCCCGCTCTCTTACCGTCCAGGTATTCTTGTCCATGCTGCCCTCGAGGACGACCTCTGACCTCCCGTCCACCCTGCTATCCAGGCTGTAGGCACTGACCAGTCTATAGCGCTCCACTAGGCTGTAGGCCTGTCTCACCTCCGGGAGGATCTTACTGCTGTACACCTGCTCCATGGACGAGTAGGGCACCTGGGGACCATGACCAATCAGAGAGAATCTTATAAACAGTGCTAACTACTAGACCAATAGTAACTCCAACAGACCAATTAGGTAGATTTatgctgtcttcattaaaatgaTTCACAATCAGAAGGCTCCCTGTGTGACTCACCACACTGATAGCAAACACGGCGACTGCAGCAGAGACAATGACAGCCCATTGGACAAGACCCCAGAGCTTCCAGAGacaccctctaacacacacacacctggggggAGGAAACACAGATCTGAGATCAGTGGACATTAAACTCAAAACAAGGATGACGCACGCTGCAACGGGGCAGACCACTGTTCTGGGGTCGGCAAATGCAGTGGAACtagatctacagttgaagtcagaaatttacatagccaaatacatttaaactcagtttttcacaattcctgacatttaatcccaatgtcctgtctcaggtcagttaggatcaccactttattttaagaatgtgaaatatcagaataatagtagagagaatgatttctttcatcacattcccagtgggtcagaagtttacatagactccattagtatttggtagcatttcctttaaattgtttaacttgggtcaaatgttttgggtagccttccacaataagttgggtgaattttggcccattcctcctgatagagctggtgtaactgagtcaggtttgtaggcctccttgctcgcacacgctttttcagttctgcccataaatgttctataggcttgagttcagggctttgtgatggccactccaataccttgactttgtccttaagccattttgccacaactttggaagtatgcttggggtcattgtccatttgcgaccaagctttaacttcctgactgatttcttgagatgttgcttcaatatccacataattttcctacctcatgaagccatctattttgtgaagtacaccagtccctcctgcagcaaagcacccccacaacatgatgctgccacccccgtgcttcacggttgggacggtgttcttcggcttgcaagcctccctctttgtcctccgaacataacaatggtcattatgaccaaacagttatatttttgtttcatcagaccagaggacatttctccaaaaagtatgatctttgtccccatatgaagttgcaaactgtagtctggctttttaatggctgttttggagcagtggcttcttctttgctgagtgacctttcaggttatgtcgatacaggacttgttttactgtagatatagatgcttttgtacctgtttcctccagcatcttcacatctcctttgctgttgttctgggattgatttacacttatagcaccaaagtacgttaatctttaggagacaaaacgcgtctccttcctgagcggtgtgacagctatgtggtcctatggtgtttatacttgcgtactattctttgtacagatgaacatggtaccttcaggcgtttggaaattgctcccaagcatgaaccagacttgtggaggtctacaatttattttctgaggtcttggctgatttgttttgattttcccatgatgtcaagcaaagaggcaccgagttggaaggtaggccttgaaatgcatcgacaggttcacctccaattgactcaaatgatgtcaattagcctatcagaagcttctaaagccatggcatcattttctggaattttccaagctgtttaaaggcacagtcaacttagtgtatgtaaacttctgacccactggaattgtgatacagtgaattataagtgaaataacctgtctggaaaaaattgttggaaaaataacttgtgtcatacacaaagtagatgtcctaaccgacttgccaaaactatagtttgttaacaagaaatgtgtggagtggttgaaaaactagatttaatgactccaacataagtgcatgtaaacttctgacatcaactgtattTCACAATTGAAAAACTCCTGGTCCTAAGATTTACCATCTTTGAATCGCAAACTTTATTACAGATACAGCCTACTCACCCAAGCATGGCTGCCACCACCTcccaggtgagagagaggactccTACCCAGATAGTGGGTCCTGTCACAAGCTTCAACCAATTGCCAAACTGCTGCTGGGTGAAGGCTACAAAACAGGACAAATACATGAAACAAAATCACTTAACTATTAACGTAACAATGTATTGTCAACGATTGACATCCATCAGGAAATAAAATAAAGCAACACTACAGAGTCACTAGGTATACAGTAATATaggtatacagtaatatatagatGATAACCTACAGAGTCACAaggtatacagtaatatatagatGTTAACCTACAGAGTCACTaggtatacagtaatatatagatGTTAACCTACAGAGTCACTaggtatacagtaatatatagatGTTAACCTACAGAGTCACTaggtatacagtattacagtgccttcggaaagtcttcaaaccccttgaccttttccttattttgttacattgcagccttattctaaaatggattaactatacctcataatgacaaagcgaaaaaggTTATATATTTATTTGCGGTATTAAAAgtaaacaaacagaaataccttatttaggtaagtattcagaccctttgctatgagactcgaaattgagttcaggtgcatcctgtttccattgatcatccttgagctgtttctacaactttggagtccacctgtggtaaattcaaattatttggaaaggcacacacacctgtctatataatgtcccacagttgacagtgcatgtcagagcaaaaaccaagccatgaggtcaaaggaattagagctccaagacaggattgtgtcgaagcacagatctgggaagggctccaaaaaatgtctacagcattgaaggtccccaagaacacagtggcctccatcattcttaaatggaagaagtttggaaccaacattactcttcctagagctggccccccagccaaactgagcaatcgggggagaagggcctttgtcagggaggtgaccaagaaccagatggtcactcagagagctccagagttcatctgtggagatg from Oncorhynchus tshawytscha isolate Ot180627B linkage group LG15, Otsh_v2.0, whole genome shotgun sequence includes the following:
- the LOC112214286 gene encoding lipase maturation factor 2 isoform X2; translation: MELLCLAGALLALGAALLEPLRDSLVFFCLWALYLSLCQVGQDFLRFQWDSLLLEAGFLTVLVAPLNLLRWRSAFRQHDAVTFWLVRWLLFRLTFGSGVAKLSSHCPSWWGLTAVKHMFEAQGIPLPWSWFIQQLPDWYLKLGTVGLLVTEIAVPPLYFAPIRHLRLAAFYIQAVYQVKLMFVGNYGFLPFLSLALTFSLLDDDHISYWLGHGKKKRTKTWHQTIMSLVLLALFASIIYGTKVLFTLEMNWEAKTMTSKTAFTQQQFGNWLKLVTGPTIWVGVLSLTWEVVAAMLGCVCVRGCLWKLWGLVQWAVIVSAAVAVFAISVVPYSSMEQVYSSKILPEVRQAYSLVERYRLVSAYSLDSRVDGRSEVVLEGSMDKNTWTEIEFMYKPGNVGVAPPVVAPHQPRLDWQMSQAAQGLADQSPWFTSLVHCLLQGNKDVVRLIQTDSAQYPFSQAPPVYLRASLYRYWFTQTAQDWSGPKEWWRRDYSEEFYPAVQLGDATLEGKLNQHGLKETFPIQPSPDSPLAQALKQVRGHVQTLPGHLVLWSLLATVATIWLFKTLLSGVLGGRKAKPTPAEPKAKKAKAQPAAKNASASSLKAGRENSEESRREADKSPKKRK
- the LOC112214286 gene encoding lipase maturation factor 2 isoform X1 — translated: MGETRLPRHMFLWSMAIIYMFAFASLYVQIPGLYGNEGVLPVRLVEPRVDGSRPVLEQIHAHPSLLWLGPRLGLDLDAQQAMELLCLAGALLALGAALLEPLRDSLVFFCLWALYLSLCQVGQDFLRFQWDSLLLEAGFLTVLVAPLNLLRWRSAFRQHDAVTFWLVRWLLFRLTFGSGVAKLSSHCPSWWGLTAVKHMFEAQGIPLPWSWFIQQLPDWYLKLGTVGLLVTEIAVPPLYFAPIRHLRLAAFYIQAVYQVKLMFVGNYGFLPFLSLALTFSLLDDDHISYWLGHGKKKRTKTWHQTIMSLVLLALFASIIYGTKVLFTLEMNWEAKTMTSKTAFTQQQFGNWLKLVTGPTIWVGVLSLTWEVVAAMLGCVCVRGCLWKLWGLVQWAVIVSAAVAVFAISVVPYSSMEQVYSSKILPEVRQAYSLVERYRLVSAYSLDSRVDGRSEVVLEGSMDKNTWTEIEFMYKPGNVGVAPPVVAPHQPRLDWQMSQAAQGLADQSPWFTSLVHCLLQGNKDVVRLIQTDSAQYPFSQAPPVYLRASLYRYWFTQTAQDWSGPKEWWRRDYSEEFYPAVQLGDATLEGKLNQHGLKETFPIQPSPDSPLAQALKQVRGHVQTLPGHLVLWSLLATVATIWLFKTLLSGVLGGRKAKPTPAEPKAKKAKAQPAAKNASASSLKAGRENSEESRREADKSPKKRK